A section of the Triticum dicoccoides isolate Atlit2015 ecotype Zavitan chromosome 7A, WEW_v2.0, whole genome shotgun sequence genome encodes:
- the LOC119330561 gene encoding protein yippee-like At4g27745: protein MAELVGPRVYSCCHCRNHVCLHDDIISKAFQGRNGRAFLFSHAMNVTTGAKEDRQLMTGLHTVADIHCRDCREVLGWKYERAYEESQKYKEGKFIFEKAKIVQENW from the exons ATGGCGGAATTGGTCGGGCCGCGCGTGTACAGCTGCTGCCACTGCCGCAACCACGTCTGCCTGCACGacgacatcatctccaaggccttccAG GGGAGGAATGGCCGCGCGTTCCTCTTCTCCCACGCCATGAACGTCACCACGGGGGCCAAGGAGGACCGGCAGCTCATGACGGGGCTCCACACCGTCGCCGACATCCACTGCCGTGACTGCCGCGAGGTGCTCGGGTGGAAGTACGAGAGGGCCTACGAGGAGTCCCAGAAGTACAAGGAAGGCAAGTTCATATTCGAAAAGGCCAAGATTGTGCAGGAGAATTGGTAG